A window of the Kosakonia radicincitans DSM 16656 genome harbors these coding sequences:
- the fhuC gene encoding Fe3+-hydroxamate ABC transporter ATP-binding protein FhuC, with protein sequence MQENRALPDTTFQLTDVTFSVPGRTLLQPLSLTFPVGKVTGLIGHNGSGKSTLLKMLGRHQPPSAGDILLDGQPLESWNSKAFARKVAYLPQQLPQAEGMTVRELVAIGRYPWHGALGRFGVADREKVEEAIALVGLKPLAHRLVDSLSGGERQRAWIAMLVAQDSRCLLLDEPTSALDIAHQVDVLALVHRLSQQRGLTVIAVLHDINMAARYCDYLVALRGGEMIAEGTPDALMRADTLEHIYGIPMGILPHPAGAAPVSFVY encoded by the coding sequence ATGCAGGAAAACAGAGCGCTTCCCGATACAACCTTTCAACTGACCGATGTTACTTTTAGCGTGCCGGGACGTACGCTGCTGCAGCCTCTCTCCCTGACATTCCCGGTGGGGAAAGTCACTGGCCTGATTGGCCATAATGGCTCGGGCAAATCCACATTGCTGAAAATGCTCGGCCGTCATCAGCCGCCTTCTGCGGGCGATATTCTGCTCGACGGGCAGCCGCTGGAGAGCTGGAACAGCAAGGCGTTTGCCCGCAAAGTGGCTTATCTGCCGCAGCAGTTGCCGCAGGCGGAAGGGATGACGGTGCGTGAGCTGGTGGCGATTGGCCGCTACCCGTGGCACGGTGCGCTGGGGCGTTTTGGCGTGGCCGACAGAGAAAAAGTGGAAGAAGCGATAGCGCTGGTCGGGCTAAAGCCGCTGGCGCACCGGCTGGTGGATAGTCTCTCCGGCGGCGAGCGTCAGCGGGCGTGGATTGCGATGCTTGTGGCGCAGGACAGCCGCTGCCTGTTGCTGGATGAACCGACCTCGGCGCTGGATATCGCGCATCAGGTTGATGTGCTGGCGCTGGTGCATCGCTTAAGCCAGCAACGCGGGCTGACGGTGATTGCCGTGCTGCACGATATCAATATGGCGGCGCGTTATTGCGACTATCTGGTGGCGCTGCGCGGCGGTGAAATGATCGCCGAAGGCACACCGGACGCGCTGATGCGTGCTGATACGCTTGAACATATTTACGGTATCCCGATGGGGATCCTGCCGCATCCGGCGGGTGCGGCGCCGGTGAGTTTTGTCTACTGA